tttgaatacttgaattccaatatttataatttattttatatttagagtAGATTTGCCATCCAATTTGCATCTAATCCACCATTGAGGGGTCCAATTTAATCTACAGTCTTAGTAAATGCAAATGCATGTGagtagaaaattttaaatttacatttGACGGATTGAATACAAATCCACCTCATGATCACCCCTGTGGAAATGTGGCTTAAGtaaatggaataaaattatCATTCCATTGGAGATAAGGACGTACCAAATTTTGTGACATTAAATTTCCCAGAGACAAAAAAAATGAGTGcacatatttttgttaaaaaatgtaGATAATAgtttgggaaaatgacactttttccccatatgttatgtgcttatagcactttttccccctgtgttattaaagtggcagtttttccctctgaaatgttaaattgacattgttacccttaaaaataattatttcatttatttttcttctccaacaaattattacttataggtatggatgatcacgattcggttcgagcctaaccaaacactgtagcaatcataccgaaatactatggacggttctggttacgattcataaccgaaaaaataaaattaaataattgttgaaccatgAACCgaaacttaaccacagtcatatatatatatagtaaaaatgatcaaacacttattttgataaatcggtacggttcggttccaatttcgattttgaaccgccaatcaaaacttatttatttatttatttttataattttatttttaatttaaaaatagtctaaattcaacaattattttattttattttttcggttctgaatcgtaaccgtaactgtctatactatttaagttcaattgctacattgttcgattaggttcgtatcgaactgtgatcttccatacatattagtaataattgcttggataatagaaataaataaaatgattatttttaagggcaaaaatgtcaatttaatattacaagggagaccacttttaaaataactgaggggaaaaactatcactttaataacactggaggaaaaagtgctataagcacataacagaaggggaaaaagtgtcattttccctaatagtttccaataatttttataatgggATCTAACCAATAATATTTCCATTATTGTATATCTCTGGACTACATGGATAAGAATTCTCACAAGATTTAAGATAAGATTCCCCTTCCATATATAAAACTAGGAACAATGTTATTGGAAATCCAATCtacaagaaaaatatatttatttattttcctatttcCACCCAAACTTTAATCTATCTCCTCTTCAGGCTAAACTGCTTCATCTCCAGCAATTGCTTTAGGAGTATCAATTATTGGTTCTTGCTTAGTTGGAAACTTGACTAATGTCAACGACGGTGATTTATCGATCGGAGCTACTTGATCGCTGATTGATTCTGGTGAGTCTCGATCTTGTTTCTTGCCCCATAGTACCATGTATAGTCCAATGACAATCACGCCAGCTCCCAAAGCCCTATGATCAATACAATCACGAAAGATATTAGACTCGTTTAAATTATTTGCTAAGTTGGattgttataaaattataaatttaatctcTTGACCTGCTAAGAAAGTATGTTTTAGTGTTTctttgaagaaaatcaagataatggtggaaaatgtttttttttttttttgcgtaatataattatagttaATTAAAATGTAGAAGGGAATGTTATAAGACATACTTTCCAAAGTCTAACTGCTCAGATAACATAAACGACCCCATAATTGCGACGATAATCATGCTTAATGGATTAAAGGCAGTGACGAAAACAAGTCCCTTTTCCTTCATGATTACGCCTGATAAATAATATGCAACTCCTGAACAAATTACTCCCTGcaaataaatcattaaaattaattaaatttctgttaaaatttttgaatatatatatttttaaattgtgcTTTTGATATCTGAATTATTGTAATAGCGTTTCTCAActcttatttataattttctcgTTAATTGTACCCAACTTCACACCTTAATTAGTGGCCAAAAACACAAATTACAGACCTCAATTCACTTATTattcttaaaactttatattccTTTGCTCCCAAAGGTTGAATTCCCAACCCCAAAGGTCCCCACGTCCCGGCCCGATGCCCGACAAAACATTGAGAGATTTGCCCCCATACTGCCGCTGAAGCTAGACCTTTGCTTACTGTGCAGAAGGAGCCCCTCCCCCTCACTTTGAAAGGTTGCCCCCACATTGCCGCGGGTGAAACTCGATCTCTGATCTTTGCTCCCAAACATCACTCTTGTGACTAGTTGAGCTGCCAATGCGGGCAACTTTCTATTACTTTAATAGATTGATGCATGTCTATAacctacattttttttatttctaaccATTAAGTCATCGAGTTAAAGTATGATTTGGTAGAAAAAAGAGAAACATAATATgggaaaaattttattactaCTAACTCTACTTAACtaaattttttgaaagataactataaattttaactAAGGATCGAAAGTAGCATTTCACTTCCTTCTCAAGGACAGAAAATAGTGACTcaatagtagttttttttttttttttttttttttttaaggtgccAATTagaagagagaaaagggagaaaaaacggagaaaagaaaaaagagaaaaaaagaatttgacaaaaaaaaaaaaatatggagcAGCAATGAACCATCATTTCTTCACGGTGCCCGCCAGGTGGCAACTACTCTAAAGCGCCTTTCCACGCACCCGTTGGGGCGTGTAGTGCGCTCTAAGCGTGCCGtctaacctttttttttcttctgcaaAAATCAAGATTTTTGGAGTAgaaaaatttaatgaaaaacGGGCCTGTTTACTAACGGAAagctgttttctgttttctgttttctaatttttcagttttcattttctgttttccattctctattttctgtttagaaaacttgtttactaacacttctttttttcaaatgtattttttagattaacgttataaaattaacataagtttaattttgagtgatttttagaccttatatttaaaatatattttgtttaaatagaataaatatattttttacttttaagcccaatatatgtaaaaaaaatttacatttggtatccaaactaatttttttttttgtatataacataactaaaaatatatccgaaccaataacctattaagttcatataaaatttagtttagataattttaatatttttgagctaatatttaaaatatttttggatatattcatttgggcaaaaacttgtgtgagaccgtctcactatgagacaggtcgggtcgggtcgggtcaagatttAAATGTAACAcgtatatgcacaaatgtcatacttatatgctcaaatgtaatactaatcagaaataaaatttttgttacttataagggtaaatgtaatacttttaagggaaaatacaatacttttacatttcgatttaaaagtattacatttttcttcaaaagtattatatttgcccttataagtaatgggcacttgtcaacattacttattatgaaaaatgtattactttttctcttataagtaacaaaaattgtatttttgattagtgttatatttgagcatataagtatgacatttgcacatataagtatgacatttgcatggtgctttgacccgacccaatccgtctcacgaataaagatccgtgagacggtctcacacaagtgtgacccatttatttgaatgacatgtatataatattataatttttattttaaattctaatataatactatatgtgaaattttgatattcgatatctggaccaaacttgtatccgatataccataattaaaaatatcctaaccaataatcaattgagttcaatcaaaatataaaacgtggtatagatttcaatttttaattttgataatgtgaatgatgtataattttaagcataataagaaaataagttatgtttaaataagtaatacaagtagaaaagatagaagatgataacgaatgtaatcatagtaatgaataaatatgcaagtagataatggtgagaatgtcgTTATAGTacagtgacatatagtctaatataTGATAGATAATTccgttttccatttagaaaacagtttttaatggtgtttcagttttctagaaaattgaagaattgttttctgttttcaaaatggaaaattgtgctagtaaacatgttttctgttttctgttctctaattttccaaatttccagaaaatttgaaaaaaaattcagttAGTAAATAGCACTAAGCTTCTCatttatctaaaaacataacatAAGTTTTTACTGCTCTAAATATTTGGCCAAAAATTTTATTGGAGATGCTCTAAGTCATAGACAAAAAAGGAAAGTGTATTCCTTACACTATAAACATTAGCTAAGAGCGTAGTGTCCCAATGTAAGGCCCAGGCTGCCGGATTACCCCTCTCAGCCACTAAGGCTATCACAGAGGCCTGCAATGTTGCCATAGTGCATATCAAACACGTAAGAGATAGTCCAGCAGGGTATGATTTCAATGTATTTGCCTGTTAAACAAAACAAGGTAATTAGGATGAAACTAATCAATATTTTCAACAATGTATATAGTTTttaggaaaaattatatttttcgtccctaagttatagggtaattgtagaattcgtccctaagtgttggtcatactcacaTTTTATCTCTAAGTTATTATTGATGTTACACTTTTTGTCCTTCTATTAATAAACATTTGGgacgaaatttgtaattttagtataagttgggaacgaaaagtgagcacgaaaggatgaaaagtgcaatgcgaataataatttagggacgaaaagtgagcattaCTAATACtcagggacgaattctacaattatcctataacttatggacaaaaagtgtaattttaaaatagaagtgttacccaaaaaaattcaaaatgtttAACTTTCTATccattttacaaaatttaataaattacttgTTGCTAATTCTGACCACCCGTTAAAGGTAATCATTTTCTAGCCCCGTGACCACCCGTTAAAGGTAATCATTTTCTAGCCCCGTCAAAGGGACAATTGATGGAGTTGGTAAGAAAGAaagggattaaaaaaaaaaaaaaaaaaccagagcAAACTTtatgaaattgatttttttaaataagaaattataATAGCTAGGTATTTAGGTAGaatattaaatatagagttaatacccaaggTCCTGAAGAATtactggttaaattttgaaagttaaagGATCATGAGTGGTTAATTTGGACCACAGataataacaatttgaaagttgaaggactacgtgtaatcaatttaaaaatttaagattaaatgtgacaaaattactATACTCGTAGGACCTAACATTAAATCATTAAATATATAACCTGAAGAATGTAGAAGCTGGCCCAGCAGAAGCAACCTGCTGCGATCATGACAGCACCTTTAATAAAATCTTGCTGGGAATGTAAAGTTGTTTGAGTTTGCATATGGTGTGTGTGTTTGGTCCAAGGCAATCCAATGTTTGGTCCTTTGACAAGAGTCATTATCATGGCTCCTCCAATGGTCACTGCTGTTCCCAAAATCTTTGCCTGGCTATGCAATTTCCTCATCTTCACTTTCTCAAGCCTGCACATTGTAAACTCTGATCTTCATCACCATCACAACTCATAGGCAAattcatataaaatatataattaaagtgACGATCAATATCGTGCTGATTTGCATGGGATACAGTTGAAAAAGCACGTCAGTTCGTATTGAGCACTATGTATGCTGACAAATATCAACACAGGAGTAATCCCGTCCAAGATAGCTAAGGTTACAAACTTGTAActacaaggtcacgagtttgaatttCAACATTCTTAGTTTGAACTAGTTATGGACATCTAAAATGGTTTATTTCCGTATGATCCTTTGTCCGCTATAATTAAAAGGCCAGATTTACCTAAATATTAGCATATGGTACAACcataaaataacttttttttttaaatttttgtggcTATTATAAGTAGATGTTCAATAACATTTTTAACCCATTTATTCTTCTAGCCTAGTAGCTAAATTAAGTACCCACTAATCGTATATAGGTCGGGTGGGCTCATTAtctagggggtgtttggtaaatggccgGTAGCTGGTAGCTAATAGCTGATTGATTTAGTTGGTATTTGATAGCTGATTGtattaactggtttgaccagttgattgtattagctggttataaaaaagtgtttgataattaACTGTTTACTATTAGCTGATTGCATGTAAAATGGCCTTTAAGGGTATGAGCATGTTATGTTATTTTGAGATTTAATTAACTATCATtctaaaatgattttattgaaaaattattattactaaaatgaaTAACCCACAATcatatcatattaatattattattattattattattattattattattattattataataacaaaaatccACCCACCCTTATGGCTGTATCCCTTCTTTTAATAAATGCCAAACCCAAAGCCCAAATCAAATCCAATCCCTAAACCCTCAGCTCTGCCCCAAATCAGAGAAGAAATAGCAAGAAGCCACAAAATGAGCGAGATCAGAGGCAAAAAGCAATCGGAAAGAAGAAGGGCGAGAAGCAATGATAGCAAGGATGAAGATGATCGA
This portion of the Ipomoea triloba cultivar NCNSP0323 chromosome 5, ASM357664v1 genome encodes:
- the LOC116019674 gene encoding WAT1-related protein At2g39510-like, with amino-acid sequence MAIANLVKFLKLVKPYLAVIFLQFGYAGMAIVAKSALNEGMSPFTYAVYRNVFAAVLFAPFAVAFERKIWPKMTVSIFFKIMALALLEPVIDMNLHFIGMKYTTATFTTALCNLLPAITFILAWILRLEKVKMRKLHSQAKILGTAVTIGGAMIMTLVKGPNIGLPWTKHTHHMQTQTTLHSQQDFIKGAVMIAAGCFCWASFYILQANTLKSYPAGLSLTCLICTMATLQASVIALVAERGNPAAWALHWDTTLLANVYSGVICSGVAYYLSGVIMKEKGLVFVTAFNPLSMIIVAIMGSFMLSEQLDFGKALGAGVIVIGLYMVLWGKKQDRDSPESISDQVAPIDKSPSLTLVKFPTKQEPIIDTPKAIAGDEAV